One window of Vitis riparia cultivar Riparia Gloire de Montpellier isolate 1030 chromosome 5, EGFV_Vit.rip_1.0, whole genome shotgun sequence genomic DNA carries:
- the LOC117914310 gene encoding putative F-box protein At3g47150 isoform X2, producing the protein MAILPDEIIENILLRLPVKSLLRFRCVCKAWRALISDSEFAEMHYQQPQTQARSRVLISCPGRVIRSMDPDASDAGKETLAEEDHMT; encoded by the exons ATGGCGATTCTGCCTGATGAAATTATTGAGAACATACTGCTGAGATTACCGGTGAAGTCTCTGCTACGATTCAGGTGCGTTTGCAAAGCATGGCGGGCATTAATCTCCGATTCCGAGTTCGCGGAAATGCACTACCAGCAACCACAAACACAAGCCAGAAGCCGAGTCCTTATCTCATGTCCAGGCCGTGTGATTCGATCCATGGACCCTGATGCATCTG ATGCAGGGAAGGAGACACTAGCTGAGGAGGATCACATGACCTGA
- the LOC117914311 gene encoding transcription factor bHLH128: MYPSSASSSSHRSMHSSGLIRYGSAPGSLLTSAVDSLVSTDHEFSPLGSHHIMPHQYFSGDSSSESTCKVAAPPDHKEAGAGARGPAAMLQRSYGFSEMPVADFSTASSLKGGGEGGGGGGSAPSLIRHSSSPAGFLNQLTADNLTRGTGNYSSQGGCNGGHGISRLKSQLSFKRQDSLSQISEVSENMVDGISSDNGHRNATHSYATASFPLDAWDNTNTIVFSTTPNKRAKNINGDILNSLGSLEPQFSLPQTSLEMAAVEKLLQVPEDSVPCKVRAKRGCATHPRSIAERERRTRISGKLKKLQDLVPNMDKQTSYADMLDLAVQHIKGLQNEVQKLNKELENCTCGCKQAL, translated from the exons ATGTATCCTTCTTCTGCTTCCTCCTCTTCTCACCGTTCAATGCATTCCTCCGGCCTTATTCGCTACGGCTCAGCTCCGGGCTCCCTCTTGACCTCCGCCGTCGATTCCCTCGTCTCAACTGACCATGAATTCTCCCCCCTCGGATCTCACCATATCATGCCTCACCAGTACTTTTCCGGTGACTCTTCCTCCGAGTCCACCTGTAAGGTGGCTGCGCCGCCGGATCACAAGGAGGCCGGAGCCGGAGCCCGAGGCCCCGCTGCTATGCTGCAGAGGTCCTACGGGTTTAGTGAGATGCCTGTCGCCGACTTCTCTACAGCTAGTAGTTTGAAAGGCGGTGGTGAAGGCGGCGGCGGCGGTGGATCTGCGCCGTCGTTGATTCGCCATAGCAGCTCCCCTGCTGGCTTCCTCAACCAGCTCACTGCCGATAACT TGACAAGAGGGACTGGAAACTATAGCTCTCAAGGTGGTTGTAATGGTGGTCATGGAATATCAAGGTTGAAGTCCCAGTTAAGCTTCAAGAGGCAAGATTCTCTTTCCCAGATCTCAGAAGTAAGTGAGAATATGGTTGATGGCATCAGCTCTGACAATGGCCACAGAAATGCCACTCATTCTTATGCCACTGCTAGTTTTCCTTTGGATGCCTGGGACAATACCAACACCATTGTGTTTTCCACAACACCAAACAAACGAGCTAAGAACATCAATGGTGACATTCTCAACAGTCTCGGTTCCTTAGAGCCACAG TTTAGTCTGCCACAGACAAGTTTAGAGATGGCTGCAGTAGAGAAGCTGCTGCAAGTACCTGAAGACTCTGTTCCATGCAAAGTTCGAGCTAAGCGTGGCTGTGCCACTCATCCTAGAAGTATTGCTGAAAGG gAGAGAAGAACTAGAATAAGCGGGAAACTGAAGAAACTGCAAGATCTTGTTCCTAACATGGATAAG CAAACTAGCTATGCTGACATGTTGGACTTGGCTGTGCAACATATCAAAGGTCTTCAAAATGAAGTGCAG AAGCTCAATAAAGAACTGGAGAACTGTACTTGTGGTTGCAAGCAAGCCCTCTAA
- the LOC117914309 gene encoding uncharacterized protein LOC117914309 has translation MSDGWTDGKSRCLINFLVNSPAGTWFMKSIDASDTIKNGELMFKYLDEVVEEIGEENVVQVITDNASNYVNAGMRLMEKRRKLWWTPCAAHCIDLMLEDIGKLNVHATTLSQARQVVKFIYGHTWVLSLMRTFTKNHELLRPAITRFATAFLTLQSLYKQKQALIAMFSSEKWCSSTWAKKVEGVKTRSTVLFDPNFWPHVAFCIKTTVPLVSVLREVDSEERPAMGYIYELMDSAKEKIAFNCRGVERKYGPIWRKIDARWTPQLHRPLHAAGYYLNPQLRYGDKFSNADEVRKGLFECMDRMLDYQERLKADIQLDSYDQAMGEFGSRIAIDSRTLRSPTSWWMRFGGSTPELQKFAIRVLSLTCSASGCERNWSTFESIHTKKRNRLEHQRLNALVYVRYNTRLRERSLQRKQNVDPILVEEIDSDDEWIAEKEDPLLPLDLCWLQDNELFSVDAIRAVSSNSQEIETSSDHMVSSHSYKRKHNEVPSTSGGKGKEKELNLTPIDEDEDLHEMGIHDSGHFPTIDTLDEDDDDLDDEDLS, from the exons atgtcagaTGGTTGGACAGATGGAAAGAGTAGGtgtcttatcaattttttggtgaatagtCCTGCTGGCACTTGGTTTATGAAATCAATTGATGCTtctgatacaataaaaaatggggaattgatgttcaaatatcttgatgaggtggttgaagaaattggagaggagaATGTTGTGCAAGTCATCACTGATAATGCCTCTAATTATGTGAATGCTGGAATGAGGCTTAtggaaaaaaggagaaaattgtGGTGGACTCCTTGTGCTGCTCATTGTATTGATTTGATGTTGGAGGATATTGGAAAGCTAAATGTCCATGCTACTACACTATCTCAAGCTAGGCAAGTAGTGAAGTTCATATATGGGCATACTTGGGTTCTTAGcttgatgagaacatttacaaaaaatcatgAACTTCTTCGTCCAGCAATTACACGATTTGCTACTGCATTTCTTACTCTCCAAAGTCTTTATAAGCAAAAGCAAGCTCTTATAGCAATGTTCTCATCAGAAAAATGGTGTTCAAGCACATGGGCTAAAAAGGTAGAAGGTGTGAAAACTCGAAGTACAGTGTTGTTTGATCCAAATTTTTGGCCTCATGTTGCTTTTTGCATAAAGACCACTGTTCCATTAGTTAGTGTCTTGAGAGAGGTTGATTCAGAGGAAAGACCAGCCATGggttatatttatgagttgatGGATTCAGCTAAGGAGAAGATTGCATTTAATTGTCGAGGTGTGGAGAGAAAATATGgcccaatttggagaaaaattgatGCAAGATGGACTCCGCAACTTCATCGACCTTTACATGCAGCGGGTTATTATCTTAATCCTCAATTGCGGTATGGAGATAAGTTTTCTAATGCTGATGAGGTGAGGAAGGgattatttgaatgcatggatAGGATGTTGGATTATCAAGAACGTTTAAAAGCTGACATTCAGTTGGACTCATATGACCAAGCAATGGGTGAATTTGGGAGTCGTATTGCAATTGATTCTCGAACATTAAGAAGTCCTACAAGTTGGTGGATGCGTTTTGGAGGTTCAACACCGGAGTTGCAAAAGTTTGCTATTCGAGTCCTTAGCCTTACTTGTAGTGCTTCGggatgtgaaagaaattggagcacatttgAGTCG atccatacaaaaaaaagaaatagacttGAACATCAAAGGTTGAATGCTCTAGTGTATGTAAGATACAACACTAGATTGAGAGAGCGAAGtctacaaaggaaacaaaatgttgATCCGATTTTGGTAGAGGAGATTGATTcggatgatgaatggattgcGGAGAAAGAAGATCCCCTCCTCCCCCTTGATCTTTGTTGGCTTCAAGATAATGAGTTATTCAGTGTTGATGCCATTAGAGCTGTTTCATCCAACTCCCAAGAGATTGAAACATCATCGGATCACATGGTTTCTTCACATTCCTACAAAAGGAAACATAATGAAGTACCAA GTACAAGTGGAGGCAAAGGCAAAGAGAAGGAGTTGAATTTGACAccaattgatgaagatgaagatttacATGAAATGGGGATACATGATAGTGGACATTTTCCTACTATTGATACattggatgaggatgatgatgacctTGATGATGAGGATTTAAGTTGA
- the LOC117914310 gene encoding F-box/kelch-repeat protein At3g06240-like isoform X1 produces MAILPDEIIENILLRLPVKSLLRFRCVCKAWRALISDSEFAEMHYQQPQTQARSRVLISCPGRVIRSMDPDASGNDNSGVVNIDYPLEPSNLVFQILDSCDGLLCVIDSFHNPALWNPSTRQFNPLPKPSFLENSDILYGFTYDYSSDDYKIVRVVSTSRDVIKTEIDVFGLKTNEWRRVEETHYSRPAWDVGTFLNGGFYWLAWRLSEGHEGFSRVVVSFDLKDERFKEVELPSDVGIINLRVFGGYLSAMYHDLYGELTKMWVMEEKAGKDSWANVATLPFRSENDSDGPLLCWFANFLKNGGEFLLVINKWKLILYDFKTKTHKDIMFSGDLGLSIPVLYTETLVSPYGINETTEDI; encoded by the coding sequence ATGGCGATTCTGCCTGATGAAATTATTGAGAACATACTGCTGAGATTACCGGTGAAGTCTCTGCTACGATTCAGGTGCGTTTGCAAAGCATGGCGGGCATTAATCTCCGATTCCGAGTTCGCGGAAATGCACTACCAGCAACCACAAACACAAGCCAGAAGCCGAGTCCTTATCTCATGTCCAGGCCGTGTGATTCGATCCATGGACCCTGATGCATCTGGTAATGATAATAGTGGGGTAGTGAATATCGATTATCCATTGGAACCCTCTAATTTAGTTTTTCAAATTCTGGATTCTTGTGATGGCTTACTATGTGTTATCGATTCCTTTCATAACCCTGCCTTGTGGAACCCATCTACCAGACAATTCAATCCCTTGCCGAAGCCTagttttcttgaaaatagtGACATTTTATATGGATTTACGTATGACTACTCAAGTGATGACTACAAGATTGTAAGGGTGGTTTCTACGTCCCGCGATGTCATCAAAACTGAAATTGATGTTTTTGGGCTAAAAACCAATGAATGGAGAAGGGTTGAGGAAACCCATTATAGTAGGCCAGCCTGGGACGTGGGAACTTTTCTTAACGGGGGATTCTATTGGCTAGCATGGCGCCTTAGTGAAGGACATGAAGGTTTTAGCCGCGTAGTTGTTTCTTTTGATCTCAAAGATGAGAGATTCAAGGAGGTTGAGTTGCCAAGTGATGTTGGAATTATTAATTTGAGGGTCTTTGGAGGGTACCTTTCTGCGATGTACCATGATTTGTATGGAGAGCTTACTAAGATGTGGGTAATGGAGGAGAAGGCCGGGAAAGACTCTTGGGCAAATGTGGCTACTTTACCTTTTAGGAGTGAAAATGATTCAGATGGACCTCTGCTGTGCTGGTTTGCAAACTTTTTGAAGAATGGCGGAGAGTTTCTACTGGTGATTAATAAGTGGAAATTAATCCTGtatgattttaaaacaaaaacacataAGGATATTATGTTTTCCGGTGATTTGGGTTTGTCCATTCCAGTTTTATACACAGAGACTCTAGTTTCACCTTACGGCATCAATGAGACCACTGAGGATATCTGA